Proteins from a single region of Paenibacillus sp. BIHB 4019:
- a CDS encoding glycoside hydrolase family 43 protein: MNVINNPILRGFNPDPSIIRVGDDYYIATSTFEWFPGVQIHHSRDLKNWRVLTHPLTRASQLDMIGNPDSGGVWAPCLSYHNGIFYLVFTDVKSHMGPFKDTHNYVVTATDIMGPWSEPIYLNSSGFDPSLFHDEDGTKWLVNLKWDHRKGKNPFGGIVIQQYSEELKALTGPIQTIFDGTPLGLTEGPHIYRHDGYYYLITAEGGTRFGHAATVARSRTLLGTYEADPAGPLLTSADRPELELQKAGHVSLVETQDGQLYIAHLCARPLSPSGSCTLGRETALQRVVWTEDGWLRLIGGGHSPEVQVSAPALPEHRFAAEPEIEHFDGDAISIHLHTLREPRSEQWATLKERPGHMRLKGRESLFSSHRQSLIARRQQSFTADAETVVEFEPDTYQQLAGLVYYYNTKNYYYLWISRDEQLGKCLGIMSSDRAVYDEPLEQPVSIDGAERCYLKAEVRHEALQFYYSLDGAAWQPIGPVLDASKISDENAELVKDGIALDQGFTGAFIGICVQDLSGRGKYADFDYFKYSER; the protein is encoded by the coding sequence ATTAACGTAATTAACAATCCGATATTGCGGGGATTCAACCCCGATCCTTCGATCATTCGTGTCGGAGACGATTATTATATTGCGACCTCGACCTTCGAATGGTTTCCCGGTGTCCAAATTCATCATTCTCGCGATTTGAAAAACTGGCGGGTGCTCACGCACCCGCTTACCCGGGCAAGCCAGCTCGATATGATCGGCAATCCCGACTCCGGCGGAGTATGGGCGCCGTGCCTGAGCTACCATAACGGCATCTTCTACCTGGTGTTTACCGATGTGAAGAGCCATATGGGACCTTTCAAGGACACGCATAACTATGTCGTTACAGCAACCGATATTATGGGGCCTTGGTCAGAGCCGATTTATTTGAACAGCAGCGGCTTTGACCCTTCCCTGTTCCATGATGAGGATGGCACCAAGTGGCTGGTCAATTTGAAATGGGATCACCGCAAAGGGAAAAACCCGTTTGGCGGCATCGTTATTCAGCAGTATTCCGAGGAATTAAAGGCGCTGACGGGGCCGATTCAAACGATTTTCGACGGCACGCCGCTTGGCTTGACCGAAGGTCCTCACATTTACCGCCATGATGGCTATTATTATTTGATTACCGCCGAGGGCGGCACGCGTTTTGGCCATGCGGCGACAGTTGCTCGCTCCCGGACGCTGCTTGGCACCTATGAGGCCGATCCGGCTGGGCCGCTCCTTACGTCGGCGGACCGCCCAGAGCTTGAACTGCAAAAGGCGGGTCATGTCAGTCTGGTCGAGACGCAGGATGGGCAGCTGTACATTGCCCATCTGTGCGCGCGGCCGCTCAGCCCTTCGGGAAGCTGCACGCTTGGACGGGAAACGGCCCTTCAGAGGGTCGTTTGGACGGAGGACGGCTGGCTGCGCCTTATCGGCGGAGGCCACTCGCCGGAAGTTCAGGTGAGCGCGCCTGCGCTTCCGGAGCATCGTTTTGCGGCGGAGCCGGAGATCGAGCATTTTGACGGAGATGCGATCAGCATTCATCTTCATACGCTGCGCGAGCCGCGGAGCGAGCAATGGGCAACGCTGAAGGAGCGTCCGGGCCATATGAGGCTGAAGGGAAGAGAATCGCTGTTTTCCTCCCACCGGCAGAGCCTGATCGCACGCCGCCAGCAATCGTTCACAGCAGATGCTGAAACGGTCGTTGAATTTGAGCCAGATACTTATCAGCAGCTTGCCGGGCTTGTATACTATTACAATACAAAGAATTATTATTACTTATGGATCAGCCGCGATGAGCAGCTGGGCAAATGCCTCGGCATTATGTCGAGCGACCGCGCGGTCTATGATGAGCCGCTTGAGCAGCCCGTATCGATTGATGGGGCAGAGCGCTGCTATTTGAAGGCGGAAGTCCGCCATGAGGCGCTGCAATTCTATTATTCGCTGGATGGAGCGGCTTGGCAGCCAATTGGCCCTGTTCTGGATGCCAGCAAAATATCGGATGAAAACGCCGAGCTGGTGAAGGATGGCATTGCGCTTGATCAAGGCTTCACCGGGGCATTTATCGGCATTTGCGTACAGGATTTAAGCGGACGAGGCAAGTATGCGGACTTTGATTATTTCAAGTATTCTGAAAGGTGA
- a CDS encoding NAD(P)-dependent alcohol dehydrogenase, which yields MNKPLDIEIQKVPVPTPKDDEALVKVYCIGVCGSDVHYYEHGRIGRYVVEKPIILGHELAGEVVAVGARVSNVAIGDRVAVEPGVACGRCEYCKSGRYNLCPDVVFMATPPVDGAWAEYVAVRSDFLFKLPDEISFEQGALLEPLSVGLHAMNRAKVTPADRLLVTGLGPIGLLAIQAAKVFGVSEIYATDVVPFRQELAKEMGVTAVIDPMKEDVQARIAELTGGKGVTVIVETSGNGRAIADAVRTVKRGGRIVLVGMPAASEIPVDVNAIIDAEVDVLGLFRYANTYPGAIQALSQSSVDIEKVITHKYALRDTKEAVEMARTQKDTSIKIMIYPNK from the coding sequence ATGAACAAACCGCTGGATATCGAGATTCAAAAAGTACCCGTTCCGACGCCGAAAGACGATGAGGCGCTCGTCAAAGTATATTGCATTGGCGTATGCGGCTCGGACGTTCATTATTATGAGCACGGAAGAATTGGCCGCTACGTCGTGGAAAAACCGATTATTCTCGGCCATGAGCTGGCTGGCGAGGTAGTAGCTGTCGGCGCACGCGTATCCAATGTCGCGATTGGCGACCGGGTAGCGGTAGAGCCGGGCGTAGCCTGCGGACGCTGTGAATATTGCAAATCGGGCCGTTACAATTTGTGCCCGGACGTTGTGTTCATGGCAACGCCGCCGGTTGACGGCGCATGGGCCGAGTATGTAGCGGTACGCAGCGATTTCCTATTCAAGCTGCCGGATGAAATCAGCTTTGAGCAGGGCGCGCTTCTGGAGCCGTTGTCCGTAGGCCTTCACGCGATGAATCGCGCAAAGGTTACTCCGGCAGACCGTCTGCTCGTAACCGGGCTTGGCCCGATTGGCCTGCTTGCCATTCAGGCAGCAAAGGTCTTTGGCGTAAGCGAAATTTATGCGACGGACGTTGTGCCCTTCCGCCAGGAGCTGGCGAAGGAAATGGGCGTTACGGCGGTTATTGATCCGATGAAAGAGGATGTGCAGGCGCGCATTGCCGAATTGACTGGCGGAAAAGGCGTTACCGTTATCGTTGAGACATCGGGGAACGGACGGGCTATCGCCGATGCGGTTCGCACCGTCAAGCGCGGCGGACGCATTGTGCTTGTCGGCATGCCGGCAGCCTCCGAAATTCCGGTTGATGTGAACGCGATCATCGATGCGGAGGTAGATGTGCTCGGATTGTTCCGTTATGCGAATACCTACCCAGGCGCCATTCAAGCACTAAGCCAGTCCAGCGTGGACATCGAGAAGGTCATTACCCATAAATATGCGCTGCGGGATACGAAGGAAGCGGTAGAAATGGCCCGCACGCAGAAGGACACGAGTATAAAAATCATGATCTATCCTAATAAATAA
- a CDS encoding sensor histidine kinase has translation MQVLLEEDEVGYFKKIGLDQTRGQIFVSFILTMSIVLLITVSSLYVLLSKVQRENAALYIDEIALQASGRLESQLNEVNVLTLQLAMDDRIQEALSLEKQGHLAVYDERMKLRRLLIEKTAYSDTIKDIELYSLSRSLYPIVEKSIAERVEERYLKQADEIHQAGAIIWIGRDPDNPEYLLAVRQVKLEKEKYAKGGYLLIRLKPSIIELATTDKAKDKGRVMRLLDENNNSMNVGENSGLLLSVGSLEGESGDYVTVERAIRSTGWKLQIMIPKQTLTADIYFLRDVLLWASVLSIFVFALLSYYLSKFITSPIRSLTRIIQGGKHGSPRENPDQYFNREVNQLNMTYNQMVKQINYLIKSVYEIEIVKSKSEIKALHSQINPHFLFNTLDSLYWDHIRKGEQELAQTVIQLADLFRYTIHSSTQDGFVTIDEELEQVKRYGDIMKMRWRDRLAIEIDCEQQLGSVRIPKLAIQPLVENAIVHGIEPMEHGGTIKLRVKEEAGVISFTVHDNGIGIDPDQLHLIRERLQNDLSIAFVTGKNGIGLFNVCKLIQLHYGKQYGLTIDSAPGAGTTIVLKIPLKPEPERGASDDESQHIGRG, from the coding sequence GTGCAAGTTTTACTGGAGGAAGACGAAGTGGGCTATTTCAAAAAAATAGGGCTGGATCAGACGAGAGGCCAAATTTTTGTCAGCTTTATTTTGACCATGTCCATTGTCCTGCTCATTACGGTAAGCAGCCTCTATGTGCTGCTGTCCAAGGTGCAGCGGGAAAATGCGGCACTGTACATTGACGAGATTGCGCTGCAAGCAAGCGGGAGGCTGGAATCGCAGCTTAACGAGGTTAACGTTCTGACGCTGCAGCTCGCCATGGATGACCGGATACAAGAAGCGCTCAGCCTCGAGAAGCAGGGGCACTTGGCGGTTTATGACGAACGAATGAAACTGAGGAGGCTGCTCATCGAGAAGACGGCCTACTCAGATACGATAAAGGATATTGAGCTTTACAGCTTGTCCCGCAGCCTCTACCCCATCGTGGAGAAGAGCATCGCAGAACGGGTAGAGGAGCGCTATTTAAAGCAGGCGGATGAAATTCATCAGGCCGGAGCCATTATATGGATCGGACGCGATCCGGACAATCCGGAATATTTGCTGGCTGTCAGGCAGGTCAAGCTGGAGAAAGAGAAATATGCGAAGGGCGGCTATTTGCTCATCCGGCTTAAGCCTTCGATTATTGAGCTGGCCACTACGGACAAGGCGAAGGATAAAGGCCGGGTGATGCGTCTGCTTGACGAGAACAATAACAGCATGAACGTAGGGGAAAACAGCGGACTGCTTCTGTCTGTCGGCTCGCTTGAAGGGGAGAGCGGCGATTATGTAACGGTAGAGCGGGCGATACGGTCGACAGGCTGGAAGCTGCAAATTATGATTCCCAAGCAAACGCTGACCGCCGACATTTACTTTTTGCGTGATGTGCTGCTATGGGCGAGCGTGCTGAGCATTTTCGTATTTGCCCTGCTGTCGTATTATTTGTCCAAGTTTATTACCTCGCCGATTCGAAGCCTGACGCGCATCATTCAGGGCGGCAAGCATGGCAGTCCGCGGGAAAATCCTGACCAGTATTTCAACCGAGAGGTTAATCAGCTGAATATGACGTATAACCAGATGGTTAAGCAGATTAATTATTTGATTAAATCCGTATACGAGATTGAAATTGTGAAGAGCAAAAGTGAAATTAAAGCGCTTCATTCCCAAATCAATCCGCATTTTTTATTCAATACGCTCGATTCGCTCTACTGGGATCATATCCGCAAAGGAGAGCAGGAGCTGGCGCAAACCGTCATTCAGCTTGCCGATTTATTTCGGTATACGATTCATTCAAGCACCCAGGACGGATTTGTCACCATCGATGAGGAGCTGGAGCAGGTCAAGCGGTATGGCGATATTATGAAAATGCGCTGGCGCGACAGGCTCGCCATTGAAATCGACTGCGAGCAGCAGCTCGGCAGCGTGCGAATTCCCAAGCTCGCGATTCAGCCGCTGGTTGAAAATGCCATTGTGCATGGCATAGAGCCTATGGAGCATGGAGGCACCATCAAGCTGCGCGTAAAGGAGGAAGCGGGCGTCATTTCCTTTACGGTGCACGATAATGGCATTGGCATAGACCCGGACCAGCTGCATTTAATAAGAGAACGCTTACAGAATGATTTGAGCATTGCCTTTGTTACGGGCAAAAACGGGATTGGCCTGTTCAATGTATGCAAGCTGATCCAGCTTCATTACGGCAAGCAATACGGCTTAACCATTGACAGCGCGCCGGGCGCCGGGACGACGATCGTATTAAAAATTCCGCTAAAGCCCGAGCCGGAGAGGGGAGCTTCTGACGATGAATCACAGCATATTGGTCGTGGATGA
- a CDS encoding response regulator, producing the protein MNHSILVVDDEYNSRMGVAFTLEQWGEDKVQVDMADNGKQAIRLLREKPYDLLITDIRMPIMTGIELLEALRGEQNGINTILLTGFAEFEYAQKGLKLGAVDYLLKPIRQEQLIQAVGKAFQSKSEEAANGLSYGVPSTNAYILSAVKYIHESIGMPLSIKEVAQHVHLNPSYLSVLFKEETGVSFSDYVIRLRMKRAKELLYHSPLSLDGISEQIGLQTASYFIRIFKKYEGITPKQYREQLKLMAAHGTQGPLS; encoded by the coding sequence ATGAATCACAGCATATTGGTCGTGGATGACGAGTATAACTCGCGCATGGGGGTGGCCTTCACTCTGGAGCAGTGGGGGGAGGACAAGGTGCAGGTCGATATGGCCGACAATGGAAAGCAGGCGATTCGTCTGCTTCGGGAGAAGCCGTATGATCTGCTCATTACTGATATTCGGATGCCGATCATGACGGGCATCGAGCTGCTTGAGGCGCTGCGCGGCGAGCAAAATGGCATAAATACGATTTTGCTCACTGGCTTTGCAGAATTTGAGTATGCCCAGAAAGGGCTGAAGCTTGGCGCCGTCGATTATTTGCTGAAGCCGATTCGGCAGGAGCAGCTCATTCAGGCGGTCGGAAAAGCGTTCCAATCCAAATCGGAGGAAGCGGCAAACGGGCTTTCCTATGGCGTGCCATCGACCAATGCTTATATTCTTAGTGCCGTTAAGTATATCCATGAAAGTATCGGCATGCCTTTGTCCATTAAGGAGGTCGCCCAGCATGTCCATCTGAATCCGAGCTATCTCAGCGTGCTGTTCAAGGAGGAGACAGGCGTAAGCTTCAGCGACTATGTCATCCGGCTGCGGATGAAGCGGGCCAAGGAGCTGCTCTATCATTCTCCGCTCAGCCTGGACGGCATTTCTGAGCAAATCGGCCTGCAGACAGCGAGCTATTTTATTCGGATTTTCAAAAAATATGAAGGCATTACGCCGAAGCAGTACCGAGAGCAGCTTAAGCTGATGGCAGCTCACGGGACCCAAGGGCCGCTTTCCTAG